From a region of the Apis mellifera strain DH4 linkage group LG2, Amel_HAv3.1, whole genome shotgun sequence genome:
- the LOC100577606 gene encoding uncharacterized protein LOC100577606 → MSKYEDLIQAIACLSKNIYNFPIGAVSIEDFKPIEEKIRTTRESLKHLNAKLLLLKAQNEYKRNEDSEEDTENIVTNLHEATANSLINNAAIKLCLHSYGIQAILTGEEGDHDMQKKIYACMCKLFVLNDNILSIEKEIENALKKQLELKIQCRNALFEYKDFLKEQEELRNKRLEETNPQHAINKERINKTIEKINMMKKLIVNFIAASSHMLNEPFYVQMLEDHRELVNFETILKISQNSEITNENS, encoded by the exons atgtcTAAGTATGAAGATTTAATACAAGCTATTGCATGCttgagtaaaaatatttataattttccaattggaGCAGTTTCTATAGAAGATTTTAAaccaattgaagaaaaaattagaactACTCGAGAGTCattgaaacatttaaatgccaaattattattacttaaagcACAGAATGAATACA aaagaaatgaagATTCGGAAGAAGATACAGAAAATATAGTAACAAATTTACATGAAGCAACAGCAAATTCTCTTATAAATAATGCagcaattaaattatgtttgcATTCTTATGGTATACAAGCTATTCTAACAGGTGAAGAAGGTGATCATGATATGCAAAA aaaaatttatgcatgtatgtgtaaactttttgttttgaacgataatattttgtctatagaaaaagaaatagaaaatgcattaaaaaagcaattagagttaaaaattcaatgtcGAAATGcactatttgaatataaagattttctaAAGGAACAGGAGGAATTACGCAACAAAAGATTAGAAGAAACAAATCCTCAGCATGCAAT taacaaagaaagaataaataaaacaatagaaaaaattaatatgatgaaaaaattaatcgtaaattttattgcTGCCTCAAGTCATATGTTAAATGAACCATTTTACGTACAAATGCTAGAAGATCATAGAGAATTAgttaattttgaaacaattttaaaaatttctcaaaattcagaaattacaaatgaaaatagctaa